A DNA window from Parabacteroides johnsonii DSM 18315 contains the following coding sequences:
- a CDS encoding polysaccharide biosynthesis protein, with translation MISSLSNWYFSKRALPFWVILILDCLIVLGADFFVYALNNGTLHTLQHFNLLLGAFSFYLLFYIIGFRLFHTYSGIIRYSSFVDLQRTGFAMLTGLVLIMGMKYVFHSDRWLMEIRMRDIGLAALLATTLMWAMRVLVKFLYDSAFHQKQAKRVFIYGVKAGGVGLAKSIRNQDASAFILAGFVSDESDMTSRYLLGVRVYPNDENLVKEMKRLHAKVLLVSPLKNDAIRNNPDMVSRLVSAGIKIHMTAGIQEWDGKSDLSHTQLKEVEIEDLLPREKIEINLDSVKDLLTDKVILITGAAGSIGSEIVRQVAQFNPRRLILIDQAETPLHDIRLMMAKQWPDIEAQTIVSDICMKERMEEIFAESRPDYVFHAAAYKHVPMMENNPGESIRNNVDGTRIIADLSVKYDVKKFVMVSTDKAVNPTNVMGCSKRICEIYVQSLDKAIKEGKVKGVTQFVTTRFGNVLGSNGSVIPLFKEQIKHGGPVTVTHKDIVRYFMLIPEACKLVLEAGTMGNGGEIFVFDMGNPVKIIDLAKRMIQLSGAKDVEIQITGLRDGEKLYEEVLNEKENTQPTFHPKIKIAKVREYDYEDACRQVNDMVRASVTESDMEIVRRMKDMVPEFKSQHSIYEVLDKK, from the coding sequence ATGATTTCAAGCCTTTCTAATTGGTATTTTTCCAAGAGGGCACTTCCATTTTGGGTCATTCTCATTTTGGATTGCCTGATTGTGCTGGGCGCGGACTTTTTCGTCTATGCGCTCAACAACGGAACATTGCATACCCTTCAGCATTTTAACCTTTTGCTGGGAGCATTTAGCTTTTACCTTCTCTTCTATATTATAGGCTTTAGGCTGTTTCATACCTATTCGGGAATCATCCGTTACTCCTCCTTTGTGGATTTGCAGCGGACAGGGTTTGCCATGCTGACCGGACTGGTATTGATCATGGGAATGAAATATGTGTTCCATTCAGACCGCTGGCTCATGGAAATACGCATGAGGGACATCGGACTTGCCGCTTTGCTGGCGACCACACTAATGTGGGCTATGCGTGTTCTGGTGAAATTCCTGTATGATTCCGCTTTCCATCAGAAACAAGCCAAGCGGGTCTTCATCTATGGGGTGAAAGCCGGTGGCGTGGGATTGGCCAAAAGCATCCGTAACCAAGATGCATCCGCATTTATCCTTGCCGGATTTGTGTCGGACGAATCGGATATGACCAGCCGATACCTGTTGGGCGTGCGAGTGTATCCGAACGATGAGAACCTGGTGAAAGAAATGAAACGGCTTCATGCCAAAGTCTTGCTGGTATCTCCGCTAAAAAACGATGCCATCCGGAACAATCCCGATATGGTCAGCCGGTTGGTGTCAGCAGGCATCAAAATACATATGACTGCCGGCATACAAGAATGGGACGGGAAAAGCGACCTGAGCCACACTCAGCTAAAAGAAGTGGAAATAGAAGACTTGCTGCCCCGTGAGAAAATAGAAATCAATCTCGATTCGGTGAAGGATTTACTGACAGACAAGGTTATCCTGATAACGGGTGCCGCAGGGAGCATCGGCAGTGAGATTGTACGGCAGGTGGCGCAGTTTAATCCCCGAAGGCTCATCCTGATAGACCAAGCCGAAACTCCGTTGCACGACATCCGGTTGATGATGGCCAAGCAATGGCCGGACATCGAAGCGCAGACCATCGTCAGCGACATCTGCATGAAGGAGCGGATGGAGGAAATCTTTGCAGAAAGCCGACCGGATTATGTGTTCCATGCGGCGGCTTACAAGCATGTACCGATGATGGAAAACAACCCGGGTGAGAGCATCCGTAACAATGTGGACGGCACACGAATCATTGCAGACTTGTCCGTCAAGTATGATGTGAAGAAATTTGTCATGGTATCCACCGACAAGGCGGTGAACCCGACCAATGTGATGGGATGCTCCAAGCGCATTTGCGAAATTTATGTGCAAAGTCTGGACAAGGCCATCAAGGAGGGCAAGGTGAAAGGGGTAACGCAATTCGTAACTACCCGTTTCGGAAATGTGTTGGGATCGAACGGTTCTGTCATTCCACTGTTCAAGGAGCAAATTAAGCATGGTGGTCCGGTAACGGTGACCCACAAGGACATTGTGCGTTATTTCATGCTGATACCCGAAGCCTGCAAATTGGTGTTGGAAGCGGGAACCATGGGGAATGGCGGAGAAATCTTTGTGTTCGACATGGGAAATCCTGTAAAAATTATCGACCTTGCAAAAAGGATGATTCAGCTGAGCGGGGCAAAGGATGTGGAGATACAAATCACCGGTTTGCGCGATGGCGAAAAGCTTTATGAAGAGGTGTTGAACGAGAAGGAAAACACGCAGCCCACGTTCCATCCCAAAATAAAAATCGCCAAAGTCCGGGAATATGATTACGAGGATGCCTGTCGGCAAGTGAACGACATGGTGAGGGCCAGCGTGACGGAAAGTGACATGGAAATCGTCAGACGGATGAAAGACATGGTGCCGGAATTCAAGAGCCAACATTCCATATATGAGGTCTTGGACAAAAAATAA
- a CDS encoding acetyltransferase: protein MYLYGASGHAKVIIDILEASGVRVDGLIDDNPNIDQLQGYPVRHTFTGESPFIISIGNNKIRKQVAERLQTSYGKAIHPSAILSPTAKIGDGTVVMQGAIIQADANAGKHCIINTGASVDHECVIGDYVHVSPHATLCGNVHVGEGSWIGAGTTAIPNLSIGKWCVIGAGSVITEDIPDHVLAFGNPCRIIRYLK, encoded by the coding sequence ATGTATTTATATGGAGCAAGCGGCCATGCCAAGGTAATCATTGACATTCTGGAGGCATCCGGTGTACGGGTGGACGGTCTGATAGATGACAATCCGAATATTGACCAACTACAAGGTTATCCGGTGCGGCATACTTTTACCGGAGAATCACCATTCATCATAAGCATCGGCAACAACAAGATTCGTAAACAGGTGGCGGAAAGATTGCAGACTTCCTATGGAAAAGCCATCCATCCGTCAGCCATTCTCTCTCCGACTGCAAAGATTGGAGATGGAACCGTAGTCATGCAAGGAGCCATAATTCAAGCGGATGCTAATGCGGGAAAACATTGCATCATCAATACCGGTGCTTCTGTGGATCATGAATGCGTCATCGGAGATTATGTGCATGTTTCCCCGCACGCAACGCTTTGCGGAAATGTTCATGTCGGGGAAGGAAGCTGGATTGGTGCGGGCACAACTGCCATTCCGAACTTAAGTATCGGTAAGTGGTGCGTAATAGGAGCCGGTTCCGTTATCACGGAAGATATACCTGACCACGTGTTGGCATTTGGCAATCCTTGCAGAATTATCCGTTACTTGAAATAA
- a CDS encoding glycosyltransferase family 4 protein — translation MKKLIWVTTVAQSMVLFKGQLNFMSNHFDLTFVSSNELKPNELGERGMSEGIQVHELPMKREISLFKDLKSLLAFLSYFHMMKPDAVHGNTPKGALLAMLAAKLTGIRTRIYMCHGLRYQGCSGIMRRILESMEKLTCACATQVLCVSDGVKKTLAKDGICPARKSRVIGYGSCNGINKDFFDASAYSQEEKEGLRNQYGISKDDFLFIFMGRIVKDKGVNEMIEAFTRYRKENPRVRLLILGAFENEQNPVDARVQDVIRGNQDGVVYGGRQSDVRPFLAASQCLLLPSYREGFGMVLMEAGAMGVPVISSDIIGCNNVVTEDNGLLVEPRNADDLYRKMKRMVEDTALYQHFAASTRPSIVNRFDQQRLWNEFLAYYQRII, via the coding sequence ATGAAAAAATTAATATGGGTCACAACAGTCGCCCAGTCAATGGTACTGTTCAAGGGACAACTTAACTTCATGTCGAACCACTTCGACTTGACATTCGTCAGTTCGAACGAATTGAAGCCGAATGAATTGGGCGAAAGAGGAATGTCGGAAGGCATCCAAGTGCATGAACTTCCCATGAAACGGGAGATTTCACTCTTCAAGGACTTGAAAAGTCTGTTAGCTTTCTTATCTTATTTCCATATGATGAAACCGGATGCCGTACATGGAAACACACCAAAAGGTGCGTTGCTTGCCATGCTTGCAGCCAAACTGACGGGAATTAGAACTCGCATCTATATGTGCCACGGACTTCGATACCAAGGTTGCAGCGGCATAATGAGGCGGATATTGGAAAGCATGGAAAAGCTGACTTGCGCGTGCGCAACGCAGGTATTGTGCGTAAGTGATGGGGTAAAAAAAACGCTGGCAAAGGATGGTATTTGCCCGGCAAGGAAAAGCCGGGTAATCGGTTATGGCAGTTGCAATGGGATCAATAAAGATTTCTTTGACGCTTCTGCGTACAGTCAGGAAGAGAAGGAAGGGCTGAGGAATCAATACGGCATCAGCAAGGATGATTTCCTATTTATCTTTATGGGACGTATCGTCAAGGACAAAGGGGTCAATGAAATGATTGAGGCATTTACCCGATACAGGAAAGAGAATCCTCGTGTACGTTTGCTAATTTTAGGGGCTTTTGAAAACGAACAGAATCCTGTGGATGCCCGTGTGCAGGACGTGATAAGGGGGAATCAAGATGGAGTGGTGTATGGCGGAAGACAATCGGACGTAAGGCCTTTTCTGGCGGCATCGCAATGCCTGCTATTGCCGTCGTATAGGGAAGGATTCGGCATGGTCTTAATGGAAGCGGGCGCCATGGGCGTGCCGGTCATCAGTTCGGACATCATCGGGTGCAACAATGTGGTGACCGAAGACAATGGGTTACTGGTGGAACCGAGGAATGCAGATGACCTCTATCGAAAAATGAAAAGGATGGTAGAAGACACTGCCTTATACCAACATTTCGCAGCCTCCACCCGGCCGTCCATCGTCAACCGATTTGACCAACAGAGGCTCTGGAATGAATTCCTCGCGTATTACCAACGGATCATTTGA
- a CDS encoding sugar transferase: protein MYKHCLKRVIDFILVLCVLAVIWPILLVITLWLHFANKGAGAFFLQERPGKNGKIFKVIKFKTMTDERDADGNLLPDEQRLTKVGRFVRSTSIDELPQLINVLKGDMALIGPRPLLVQYLPLYNKEQARRHEVRPGITGWAQCNGRNAISWSKKFELDVWYVDHCSFLLDLKIILLTIKKVLVREGISSETSATMEPFTGNN from the coding sequence ATGTATAAACATTGTTTGAAACGAGTGATAGATTTTATCCTCGTCCTTTGCGTATTGGCTGTCATTTGGCCGATACTCCTTGTCATTACCCTTTGGCTGCATTTCGCAAATAAGGGTGCGGGGGCTTTCTTCCTGCAAGAACGTCCGGGTAAGAACGGTAAAATTTTCAAGGTCATCAAATTCAAGACCATGACGGACGAGCGGGATGCCGATGGAAACCTGTTGCCGGATGAACAACGGCTGACCAAGGTGGGCCGATTTGTCCGTTCCACTTCCATTGACGAGTTGCCACAGCTGATAAACGTGTTGAAAGGCGACATGGCCTTGATTGGACCTCGCCCCCTGCTTGTGCAATACTTGCCCTTATACAACAAGGAACAGGCAAGGCGTCACGAAGTACGTCCGGGAATCACAGGTTGGGCGCAATGCAATGGGCGGAACGCCATCAGCTGGAGCAAGAAGTTTGAACTGGACGTGTGGTATGTAGACCATTGTTCTTTCCTGTTGGATCTGAAAATCATCTTACTAACTATAAAGAAGGTATTGGTTCGGGAAGGTATTTCCTCGGAAACGTCCGCCACGATGGAACCTTTTACCGGAAATAACTGA
- a CDS encoding glycosyltransferase family protein, with protein sequence MAKSILGGHKAGRKISKISKAKDIVEAKQNAQRKGIYGFMKKISMTFNTPVQLLRDFIWLAGRYDTEELQKFIQEFNPDIVFCPRYISPKQMRLEKLVSTMTSAPFVAFTADDEASVPKYGSLLNRIRRKAIHERFSKHISLYSHYFTFSQDQAAEYKSEYGIESSTLMKCGEFADKYTPKEIGTPIRLVYAGRLYCNRWKSLVEIGRALQVINKNGIRMILDVYTQEEMTREQKAALSEDAFIFMKGSVTPVELKKVYKNADIALHVESLDKKNRLLTRVSFSTKIIDLMASSCAIMAICWEKHAGYQYLKDKDAAFCCSDYQSILPQLQKICDIPTLITEYQKKAYECGKRNHSRAMIQEQLSSKFEELAKIYEDC encoded by the coding sequence ATGGCTAAATCAATACTGGGAGGACACAAAGCTGGTAGAAAAATATCCAAGATCAGTAAGGCTAAAGATATTGTAGAAGCAAAGCAAAACGCTCAGCGGAAAGGCATATATGGATTCATGAAGAAAATATCAATGACTTTCAATACGCCTGTTCAATTACTTCGGGATTTTATTTGGTTAGCAGGACGGTACGATACGGAGGAATTACAAAAATTTATTCAAGAATTTAATCCTGATATTGTGTTCTGTCCGCGATATATTTCTCCGAAACAAATGCGTTTAGAAAAGTTGGTGTCTACTATGACAAGCGCTCCTTTTGTCGCATTCACAGCCGATGATGAAGCATCTGTTCCTAAATACGGAAGTTTATTAAATCGGATACGAAGGAAAGCCATTCACGAACGCTTTTCAAAACACATCTCACTTTACAGCCATTATTTCACATTCAGTCAAGACCAAGCTGCTGAATATAAGTCTGAATATGGTATTGAAAGTTCAACGTTAATGAAATGTGGTGAGTTCGCTGACAAATATACTCCTAAAGAAATAGGAACACCTATCCGGTTAGTATATGCCGGACGTTTATATTGTAACCGTTGGAAATCACTGGTTGAAATCGGCAGGGCTCTTCAGGTAATAAACAAGAACGGCATTCGCATGATACTTGACGTCTATACCCAAGAGGAGATGACCAGAGAGCAGAAAGCGGCACTTTCTGAGGATGCATTTATCTTTATGAAAGGGAGTGTAACTCCAGTTGAGCTTAAAAAAGTTTATAAAAATGCAGATATTGCCCTTCATGTGGAATCATTGGATAAAAAGAACAGATTGTTAACTAGGGTTTCTTTTTCAACCAAGATAATAGATTTAATGGCTTCGTCTTGCGCGATTATGGCAATTTGTTGGGAGAAACATGCAGGTTATCAATATCTCAAAGATAAAGATGCGGCATTTTGTTGTTCAGATTATCAAAGCATTTTGCCTCAACTTCAAAAAATTTGCGATATCCCTACTCTCATAACAGAATACCAGAAGAAAGCATATGAATGTGGGAAAAGAAATCACAGTAGAGCTATGATACAAGAACAGCTTTCTAGCAAATTTGAAGAACTTGCTAAAATATACGAGGATTGCTAA
- a CDS encoding glycosyltransferase family 2 protein, whose amino-acid sequence MNKNLLPRVSIIVPCYKVEQYLPTCIESVLHQSYDNWELILVDDGSPDKSGKICDEYAKEDNRIKVIHKTNGGVAAARNVAIDLAEGEYISFLDGDDFLHVDYVQDLISLALKHQAGIVQCNYVRGNDRIFPNVTKDLSVKVYNSHSIFTSDAAKIIVWGKLYKTNIVKNFKIPEGRFFEDDWITWRWYYSAKKIVVTSRPYYYYAYNEMSTMTQHKKRPNLSFIDAYNERITFFKQTAERDLEDCSYRQLCKALLLSYMNPMATKEQKQMILFKFSESWNEIRHSSVVSFKLKFSMGLFNIFPNIVTKLANIFLCAP is encoded by the coding sequence ATGAATAAAAATTTATTACCTAGAGTTTCAATTATTGTTCCTTGCTACAAAGTTGAACAATATTTGCCTACTTGCATAGAAAGTGTACTACATCAGTCATACGATAACTGGGAACTTATTCTTGTAGATGATGGATCTCCTGATAAGAGTGGTAAGATTTGCGATGAATATGCTAAGGAGGATAATAGAATAAAAGTTATTCATAAAACTAATGGAGGGGTTGCCGCAGCTCGCAATGTCGCAATAGATTTAGCGGAAGGAGAATATATTTCTTTTTTAGACGGGGATGATTTTCTACATGTAGATTATGTGCAGGATTTAATTAGCCTAGCCTTGAAACATCAAGCAGGGATTGTGCAATGTAATTATGTAAGGGGCAATGATCGTATATTCCCTAATGTTACAAAGGATTTATCTGTAAAAGTTTATAACTCTCATAGCATTTTCACTTCAGATGCTGCAAAAATTATTGTGTGGGGAAAACTTTACAAAACGAACATTGTCAAAAATTTTAAAATACCGGAAGGAAGATTTTTTGAAGATGATTGGATTACATGGAGGTGGTATTATTCGGCAAAGAAAATAGTTGTCACGTCACGCCCATATTATTATTATGCGTATAATGAAATGAGCACTATGACTCAACATAAAAAGAGACCAAATCTCAGTTTTATTGACGCTTATAATGAGCGCATCACTTTTTTTAAGCAAACAGCTGAACGTGATTTAGAAGATTGTTCATATCGTCAACTCTGCAAAGCTCTACTTCTTAGCTATATGAATCCCATGGCAACCAAAGAACAGAAGCAAATGATTCTATTTAAATTTAGTGAAAGCTGGAATGAAATACGGCATTCATCGGTAGTATCATTTAAACTAAAGTTTTCCATGGGATTATTTAATATATTTCCCAATATTGTAACTAAATTAGCCAACATTTTCCTATGTGCACCTTAA
- a CDS encoding DegT/DnrJ/EryC1/StrS family aminotransferase translates to MAKKRIYLCLAHMSGKEQAFIQEAFDTNWVVPLGPNVNGFEEDLERFVNHTEGLHDNSLNKKVVALSAGTAAVHLALIACGVKAGDEVLVQSFTFCASAHPVTYLGATPVFVDSESQTWNMSPELLEKAITDRMAVTGKKPKAIVPVYLYGMPAMIEEICAVADKYGIPVIEDAAEGFGSRYDGQVCGTFGKYGILSFNGNKMITTSGGGALICPDEESKRKIMFYATQAREAYPYYQHEEIGYNYRMSNICAGIGRGQMTVLDEHITHHRHVQALYKELLKEVNGITIHENPSPRFDSNYWLTTILLDPDLRVKGEEHAYESVIQGAVGGAAGVTHAASNPHTDCEPNRNVEAMRIALDVAGVESRPLWKPMHLQPVYKQNPCYTDGTSERLFKRGLCLPAGPYVTDQDVMYIVETIKNSIQ, encoded by the coding sequence ATGGCAAAAAAACGTATCTATTTGTGCCTTGCCCACATGAGCGGCAAGGAACAGGCTTTCATTCAGGAAGCTTTCGATACCAATTGGGTAGTCCCCCTCGGCCCCAATGTCAACGGCTTTGAGGAAGACTTGGAAAGATTTGTGAATCATACAGAGGGCTTGCACGATAACTCACTGAACAAAAAAGTGGTGGCTTTGTCTGCTGGCACAGCTGCGGTACACTTGGCATTGATTGCCTGCGGCGTGAAAGCCGGGGATGAAGTGTTGGTGCAGAGCTTCACTTTCTGTGCTTCAGCCCATCCGGTGACTTACTTGGGGGCCACACCTGTATTTGTGGATTCAGAGTCACAGACTTGGAACATGAGCCCGGAACTTTTGGAAAAGGCGATAACAGACCGAATGGCAGTCACGGGAAAGAAACCGAAGGCCATTGTGCCGGTGTACTTGTATGGTATGCCAGCTATGATAGAGGAAATCTGTGCGGTAGCTGACAAATACGGTATTCCGGTTATTGAAGATGCAGCCGAAGGATTTGGCAGCCGGTATGACGGACAAGTCTGCGGAACCTTTGGAAAGTATGGCATCCTTTCTTTCAACGGAAACAAGATGATTACCACCTCCGGTGGCGGTGCATTGATATGCCCGGACGAGGAATCAAAAAGGAAAATCATGTTCTACGCTACTCAGGCACGGGAAGCTTATCCTTACTATCAACACGAAGAGATTGGCTATAACTACCGGATGTCCAACATATGCGCTGGTATCGGACGTGGACAAATGACCGTGCTTGATGAGCATATTACCCATCATAGGCATGTACAGGCTTTGTACAAGGAACTGCTCAAGGAGGTAAACGGAATCACGATTCATGAGAATCCTTCGCCTCGTTTTGACAGCAATTACTGGCTGACCACCATCCTGCTTGACCCTGACCTCCGCGTAAAAGGCGAGGAACATGCTTATGAAAGTGTGATACAAGGTGCGGTAGGAGGTGCAGCCGGTGTGACCCATGCCGCTTCCAATCCTCATACGGATTGCGAACCAAATAGAAATGTGGAAGCCATGCGCATCGCTTTGGATGTGGCAGGCGTAGAGTCTCGTCCGTTGTGGAAACCGATGCACCTACAGCCTGTGTACAAACAGAATCCATGTTATACGGATGGAACCTCCGAGCGTTTGTTCAAGAGGGGATTGTGCTTGCCAGCCGGACCCTACGTCACCGACCAAGACGTGATGTACATTGTAGAAACGATTAAAAACAGTATCCAATAA
- a CDS encoding serine O-acetyltransferase — protein sequence MQKKVLAWIHGYNHDKYWRRRNIVINPQNKTPLLIKLYYLYWIKRIDARHHCSFGTNVNAGSRFTTPPFLPHGPNGIVCGHDIIVGAYCTIYHQVTIAGGNVIIGDYCELGTGAKILPNVKIGNYCKVGANAVVVEDMPDYSVCVMQKPRIILKEQTK from the coding sequence TTGCAAAAAAAAGTTTTAGCGTGGATTCATGGATATAATCACGATAAGTATTGGAGAAGAAGAAACATCGTTATTAATCCTCAAAACAAGACCCCTTTATTAATTAAGTTGTATTATTTATATTGGATAAAGAGGATAGATGCCCGACATCATTGTTCATTTGGTACGAATGTAAACGCTGGCAGTAGGTTTACTACTCCTCCATTTCTACCACATGGACCTAATGGAATTGTATGTGGACATGATATAATAGTTGGAGCTTACTGCACAATATATCATCAAGTAACAATCGCTGGTGGCAATGTTATTATAGGAGATTATTGCGAATTAGGTACAGGTGCAAAAATTTTACCAAATGTAAAAATTGGCAATTATTGCAAGGTTGGAGCCAATGCAGTAGTTGTGGAAGACATGCCTGATTATTCTGTTTGCGTAATGCAAAAGCCTAGAATTATTTTGAAAGAGCAAACTAAGTGA